A stretch of DNA from Microlunatus sp. Gsoil 973:
GCGCTGGTCAAGGTTGCCCTGCAAGCGGGCGCCGCGACTCCCGCACCGCCGGTCGGTACCGCGCTCGGTCCGCACGGCGTCAACATCATGGAATTCTGCAAGGCGTACAACGCCGCAACGGAATCCCAGCGTGGCAATGTGATCCCGGTCGAGATCACCATCTACGAAGACCGCAGCTTCACGTTCGTCACCAAGACCCCGCCGGCCGCCGAGCTGATCAAGAAGGCAGCCGGTGTCGCCAAGGGTGCCAGCAATCCACTGACCGGCAAGGTCGGCAAGATCACCGCCGCCCAGGTCCGTGAGATCGCCAACACCAAGCTCCCTGATCTGAACGCCAACGACATCGATGGCGCCGTCAAGATCGTCGAGGGCACCGCCCGTTCGATGGGTGTCACTGTCGAAGGCTGACCCGTCGCAGATCGCGTCCGGGATCGGCCGACCTGGGAGGGCCTCGCGCGGCCCGCACCAGAACTAGTTGAGAGGTAACTAGCCATGAAGCGCAGCAAGAACTACAAGGCAGCAGCAGAGCAGATCAACCCCGAGGAACTCCACGGCCCGGTTGACGCTCTGGTCAAGGCCAAGGAAGGCGCCTCCGCCAAGTTCGACGAGACCGTCGATGTGGCGATGCGGCTTGGAGTCGACCCGCGGAAGGCGGACCAGATGGTCCGCGGCACCGTGAACCTCCCCAACGGAACCGGCAAGACGGCAAGGGTCCTCGTCTTCGCCACCGGGGATCGGGCCAACCAGGCCAAGGAGGCCGGCGCCGACGAGGTCGGCTCCGACGAGCTGATCGAGAAGGTGGCCGGCGGCTACCTGGACTTCGACGCCGTCGTCGCCACCCCGGATCTGATGGGCAAGGTCGGCCGGCTCGGCCGGGTGCTCGGCCCGCGTGGTCTGATGCCGAACCCGAAGACCGGCACCGTAACGATGGACGTGGCCAAGGCCGTGTCCGATATCAAGGGCGGCAAGATCGAGTTCCGGGTCGACCGGCACTCCAACCTGCACTTCATCATCGGCAAGGCGTCGTTCAGCACCGAGCAGCTGACCGAGAACTACTTCGCCGCGCTGGATGAGGTGCTGCGCCTGAAGCCCAGCAGCTCCAAGGGCAAGTACATCAAGAAGGTGACCGTGTCCACCACGATGGGCCCGGGCATCCAGGTGGATCCCTCCGAGACGAAGGCGCCCGTCGCCTGAATCCCGGCCCACCGCCGCACCACCTAATGCAAGCCGCACCGTGTGTACACGGTGCGGCTTGCTGCATCTGGTGCGGCAACGGCTAGCGCGGCCTCGCCCCGGCGACGGTCGACTGGTAGTCGGCACCCCAGGCGTCGAGGGCGGTGACGATCGGCTCGAGGCTGCGGCCCCGGTCGGTGAGGGAGTACTCGACCCGCGGCGGCACCTGCGCGTACACCGTCCGGGTGACGATGCCGTCGGCCTCGAGTTCGCGCAGTTGACGCGTCAGGACCCGTGGGGTGACCGGGCCGACGGCGCGCCGCAGGTCGCCGAAACGATGGGTGCGCTGCAGCAGGTACTTGACCGCGGTCAGCTTCCAGGCACCGCCGAGCACGGCCATCGCCACCTCGACCGGGCAGACGTCGAGCGACCGCAGCACCGACGGTCGCGGGCCCCCATTGGTATCCAATTCGTCACTACCTGACGAAGTTGTGCGTACTTGCGCCATTTGACTATTCAAACCACAGTGGAGGCATGGTTTCCAGTCGCCGAGCCCTCTGGGTACTTGCCCATCCCCAGCAGCGGTCCCTCAACGGACGGCTGCGCGACGTCGGTGTGTCCGCCCTGCAGCGGCACGGGTGGCAGGTCGACCAATCCGATCTGTACGCGACGGGCTGGGATCCACTGTTGACCACCGAGGGCGGCCCGGAGGTCGCGGCCGAGCAGGACAAGCTGCTCGCCGCCGACCTGCTCGTCGTCCAGTTCCCGCTGTGGTGGTACGGGCCGCCGGCGATCCTCAAGGGCTGGTTCGACCGGGTCTTCCAGGCCGGCTTCGGCTACGACGTGGTCGATCCGCAGAGCGGACGGGTCCGCAAGTACGGCGACGGACTGCTGGCCGGCAAACGCGCCCTGATCGTGGTCTCTGCGGGCGACCGGCCGGGCTCGCTGGGGACGCGCGGGATCAGCGGCCACATCGAGGACGTGCTGTGGCCCATGCTGCACGGCACCTTCTGGTACACCGGGATGCTGCCGCTGCGGCCCCAGTTGATCACCAGGGCGCGGGATCTTGATCGTGCCTCCGTCGCGCAGCAGGAGCAACTCCTGGTCACCCGCCTGTCCGGTGTGCTGACCGAGGAACCGATCCACTACCTGCCACTGGACGACGAGCACTACGACCACGGCATCCGGCTGCGCGACCAGTTCGCCCCGTCGGAGCTGAGCATCTGCGCCCATCGGTCCTGATCCGTACGATCCGAACGTCACCCGAGCCAGAGCAGCACCGCCGCGATGATCATCACCGCCGCGGTCAGGCCGTGAATGCCGAAGGCTCGAGCCCGGCTGCCACGGTTGCCCAGGACGACGAGCATGTCTCCGAACGGGATCAGGGTCTCGGCGATGATCAGCCAGGGCAGTGCGGTGGGCTGTACGAGACTGAGCAGGATCACCACGATGCCCGAGGTGACGTCCCGAACGCCCTTGAGCTGCCACCACGCCCGGGCAGGCCGGTCGGGAAGGTTCGGTAGCCCGAAGCCGGCCGCGTTGGCCTCGTTCTTGAGCAGGTACATCACCCCGACCCAGATGATCATCACAGCGACCAACCAAGCCAGAACCAGTCCGACGGTATGCATTCGCGTTCCTCCGAAGTTAGCAATGCTAGAAAGTAGAGCAACAGTAGCGCAATGCTCGTCGCGTGTCTAGCAGTGCTAGGATTTCTGTCATGGCAATCCAGGAGCGCCGCGCGCGGGACCGAGCAGAGCGTGAGCGGCGGATCATCTCCGTCGCGCGTGAGCTGGCGGAACGGGACGGTTGGGAGGCGGTCACCACCAGGCGGCTCTCCGATGCCATCGAGTACAGCCAGCCTGTGCTGTACTCACACTTTCCCGACGGCAAGGCGGGGATCGCCGCCGCATTGGCGCTGGACGGGTTCGTCGAGCTGGGTACGGCGATCCGTGATCGGCGGGGAAGTGCGCGCATCCCGCGTACGATGATCAGCCGACTGGCGGAGGCGTACCTGGACTTCGCCGAGGCGCATCCGGAGCTCTACCGGATCATGTTCGCCGCGCCGACGACGCTGGTGTTCGCCGACGACGCAACGCCGGGCCCGCTGCGGCAGGCATTCGACGAGGTGCTGGCATCAGTGGCACCGGCCGCCGGTGATCATCATCGGGAGACCTACGCCGAAGTCGTCTGGAGTTCCTTGCACGGGCTCGCGACGCTGGCGCGGGACGGCCGGCTGCCGGCAGACCACCGGAAGGCCCGGGTCAAGGTGCTGGTCGATTGTCTCGTCGGCCCGTCCTGACCATCCTGCGCGATCCCTGCGTCCGGTCGGCCGGCTGTCCGGTCGAGCCCCGACCGCTGAGCCGGATGCTGAGCAGGTGATAGCCCGCCAGCGTCTCCGCCAACTCATCCAGCTCGGCCGGCGCCGGCTCGGCGCCGTCGACGGAGGCCAGTGCGACGCTCCGGTTGAGGCCGACCATCGGTGGTCGGTCATGGCCGAGCAACAGGTCGTACAGGGTCTGCACCTGCAACCAGTCCGTCTCGTCCGCTGACGGGGCGTCGGCATGGCACGCCGGCGCGCTGAACCATCCGGTTAGCTGTTCGTTCAGCCTTCCGGCCGGACTCTTCACAGATCCGTCCGCGGCGGACCGAGCCGCTACTCCGCGAAGTGACAGGCGGCCCGCCGGCCGCCGCCGAGGTCACGCAGCAACGGCGGTGGATCGGTGCGGCAGACGTCCTCGGCGCGCGGGCAGCGGGGATGGAACGGACAACCCGGCGGGATGTGGGTCAACTCCGGAGGACGGCCACTGATCACCTCGAGTTGCTGACCCTTCTGGTCCAACCGCGGGATCGAGCGCAACAGAGCGGCCGTGTACGGATGGCCCGGCCGGGCGAAAATCCGGTCGACCGATGCGGCTTCGACCACCCGGCCGGCGTACATCACGTCGACCTGGTCGGCGACCTCGGCGACGACACCGAGGTCATGGGTGATCAACATCAGCCCCATCTGCCGTTCTGACTGGATGTCGGCGAGCAGCCGCATGATCTGGGCCTGCACGGTGACGTCAAGGGCTGTCGTCGGCTCGTCGGCGATCAACACCTCCGGCTCCAGGGCGAGCGCCATCGCGATCATCACCCGCTGCCGCATACCGCCGGAGAACTGGTGCGGATACTCCCGGATCCGCTGCCTGGCATTGGGTACCTGGACCAGGTCGAGCAACCCGATCGCACGTTTGCGGGCCTCGGACCGGGAGACGTGCCGCCGCTTGCGGAGCGCCTCGGTCAGCTGGAAGCCGACGCTGTAGACGGGGTTGAGGGCAGCGAGCGCGTCCTGGAAGACGATTGCGATGTGCTCACCGCAGACCGCCCGATGCTCCGCTTCCGGAAGGGCCAGCAGGTTCCTGCCCCGGAAGCGGATCTGGCCGCCGGTGATCCGGGCGGGTGGCTGTTGCAGCAGCCGCATGATCGCCTGGGCGGTGACGCTCTTGCCGCTGCCTGATTCGCCGACGACGGCCAGCGTCTGCCCGGGGTCGAGGGTGAGCGAGACCCCGTTGACGGCAGACACCGTACGGCCGCCGACCCGGAACTCGACCCGGAGGTCGTCGACCTCCAGCAACGGCGCCGGCGCGTCGGTAGCCGGCACCGGGGTCATGCTCTGCGTCGTCGGATTCGCCATGATCACTTCAGCTTCGGGTCGAGGGCATCGCGAAGGTTGTCGCCGATCACGACGAATGACAGCACCGTCGCCAGCAGACAGCCGAGCGGGAGGAGCAGCAGGTACGGGTAGCCGCCGGTGAACCAGGGGGCGCCGCTGCTGATCATGATTCCCCAGCTGATGGCCGGTGGCCGGACACCGATACCCAGGAAGGCCAAAACGGCCTCGGCGGAGATCACACCGGCGATCGCGGTCGGTACCAGGGCGGTCACCGCCGCGATGGCGTTCGGCAGGATGTGGCTGAACATCAGCCGCAGATCCGACGCACCGAGGGCCCGTGCCGCCCGGACGTAGTCGAGATTCTTCGATTCCAGGACCGCCGCCCGGACGTAGCGGGTGTAGCCCATCCAGCCGAATCCGGTCAGCACGATCGCCGGCTGGACGATGGTCGCGAAATCGCCGTCACCGGCATCGATGTTGCGGAAGAGGGAGAGCAGCAGCAGGGCGGCCAGCAGCAGCGGAATGACCAGGAAGACCTCGAGCAGCCGCGACACGATCGCATCCACCCAGCCCAGATAGAAGCCGGACAACAGGCCGAGCGTGATGCCGATGATCAGCGAGGCACCGACCACGGTGAAGGCCAGCAGCAATGACGGCCGGGCGCCGTGGACCAGTTGAGCCAGCACGTCACAGCCGGAGATGTCGGTTCCGAACGGGTGTGGGTGGCCGAACCCGCGGGGCTTCAACTTCGCCACGGAGATGTCGCAGCGCTGCGGATCGGTGCGGGTGAACAGACCGGGAAAGGCGGCCACCAGAATGAAGAAGACGCCGATCGCGGTTGCGATGATCACGTCGGGCCGGCGCAGCATGTGCCGGCCGACCGCGGCCCAGGTGCCGCCCTGCCGGTCTGTGCTGACGTCAAGATCGACTGCGACGCTCGTCATAGCGGATCCCTCATTACTCTGCAGCCCATCAGTCGTAGCGGATTCTCGGGTCGAGGGCGGCGTAGGCCAGGTCGACCAGCAACATCACGCCGATCGTGACCACGGACAGGATGGTGACCACGCCGACCACGACCGACACGTCACTCTTCTGTACCGACTGCCAGAGCAGGTTGCCCATCCCGCGGATGTTCATCACGCCCTCGGTGATGACCGCGCCGGACAGTGCGTCGGCGAAGACGAAGCCAACGGCGGTCACCACCGGCACCGAGGAGTTGCGAACGATGTGGTACGCGGTGACGTGCCCGTTGCTCAGCCCCTTCGATCGTGCTGTTCGGACGTGTTCGGCGTTGTAGTTCTCCAGCTGTGCAGCGCGCACCAACCGCAGGAAAGGCGCACAGCCGGTCAGCCCGAGCAACAGTCCCGGGACGATCAGGGTGATCCACGGATGATCGTTGCTGTAGGACGGCTTGAACAGCAGTGCGGGTATCGAATCCGACCCGAAGGTGCGACGGGCCCAGGTGGTCAACGGGACGGTGAAGATGAACCGATACACCACCAGCATGACGAACACCGGGAAGGCGTCGATCAGGACCGAGGTGAGCCGGATCGAGTGGTCGATCGGCCGGCCGCGGAAGCGGGCCGCCACCGAACCGAGCAGCATGCCGATGATCAACCAGGTGATCGTCACGATCACGAACAGCCGCAGGGTGTTCGGCACCGCCTGGGCCATCAGCTCGGTCAGCGGCCGCCCCTGCAGGTCGGTGCCGAAATCGCCGTGTGCGTACTGCACCAACCGCTCCCAGAACGGTCCCAGGCACGGGTTGCCGGGCTGGTCGTAACACGGATCGTCCAGCCCGTACCGCACCTCGACGGCGTGCAACTGTGACGCCGACGGCACGTGATCACCGAAGAACGCCAACGCCGGGTTGCCGTTCAGCTGGATGGCGAGTGTGGTGAGCAGGTGGAGCAGGAGCAGCACCAGCAACACGGTGAGCAGCCCCAGCAGCACCCGCCGTACGACATAGGAGACCAAGATCAGTCAGCTCGGGTTGGGATCAGTGATGACCTTCGCTTCCCTCGGTCAGCCGACGTACTTCAGCTGACGCAGCTCGGTCGCACCACTGAACGGGTTGATCACGATGTTGTCCACCCGGTCACTGTAGAAGGTGATCGAGTTGGAGAAGTCCAGTGGGATGGTCGGGAAGTCCTTGGCCAGGACCTGCTCGGCCTCCTGGTACTTGGCGATGGCCGCATCGATATCCGGTGCCTGGTCACCGGCCTTGATGGCCTTCTCGAAGTCGGCGTCGTAGTAGCCGAAGTTGGTATTGCCGTTCTTCGGGTCACCGCTGGCGTAGACCGGCGCCAGAAAGTTCTCGTTCAGCGGGTAGTCGGGGAACCAGTTGTTCCGGTACGCGCCGTCGAACTTCCGGGCGCTGCGTTCGGCGAAGAAGTCCTCACTCGGGATGAGCTTGTACTTGATGCCGAGGTTCAACGTGAGCTGATCACCGATCGCCTTGAAGTACGCCTCGCTGGTGTCGTCCTTGCCGAGGTAGATGTTGAGCACCTTGTCCGACGGCCAGCCGCCGGCCTTCTGCAATGCAGCCTTCGCCGCCGCCGGGTCGAACTTGCACCATTCGCAGGTGTCGGCCTTGCCGCCCGGGATGGTCGGGGCGACCCAGCTGGTCGCCGGCACCGACTGGCTCGGCACGACGGTGTCGATGATCTTCTGGCGATCGATCGCCATCGAGATCGCCTTACGGAACTCGATGTTGTCCCAGGGCCGGTTCTTCCGGTACAGCGGGAAGCCGAGGTAGGTCAGGTCCGCGGTCTCCTTGGTGACCTTGCGCGAGCTCAGATCGGGATCGTTGTTGGCCTGCTGCCACTGCTCGGGCGGCGGTGCACCGAGATCCAGATCACCGGCCTGGAAGTCCGGCCATGAGCTGGATCCGGCATATTCCTTCCAGTCGATCTTGTCGTAGTTGGGCACCTCGGAGAGCTTGTAGTCCTTGCGCTTGCTGGCGGTGAGCTCGACACCCTGGTTCCAGTTGTCGATCTTGAACGGGCCGTTGCCGATCGGTTTGGTCGTGCACGCCTTGATGTCGGCGATGCACGCCTTCGCGGCGGGGAAGAAGCCGGTGTAGCCCAACATGGTGGAGAAGCCTGCGAACGGCGCCGTCAACGTCACCTTCATGGTCAGGTCGTCGACGATCTTGACCCCGGACAGTTCCTTGGCCTTCGGTTTGACCGTGACGTTGCCGTCGTCATCGGTCTCGCCCTGCATGGCGTCGTAACCCTCGATGCGCTCGAAGTAGTAGTTGTTCGCCATCGCGTTCGGGCCGTACGCCGAATAGTTCCAGGACCGGGCGAACGAGGCGGCGTCGACCGGTTCACCGTTGGAGAAGGTCAGACCCTTCTTGATCTTGATGGTCCAGACCTTGTTGTCGCTGGTATCGATGCTCTGGGCAACGTAGTTGTAGGGCTTGGTGGTCTTCGGGTCGTAGCGGACCAGGCCGTCGAAGACGACGTCGAGGACGCCGATGTTGTCGCCGACGTTGGAGTCCATCGGCAACAAGGTGTCGACGTCCTGGCCAAGGGCCAGGTGGATGACCTTCTCCGAACCTTCCGAACCGGAGTCGCTGTTCGAGCCGGAACCGCCCGACGAACAGGCCGCGGTGGCGAACAGGGCAACCGCGGCGGAGGCGGCCAGCAGGGCTTTGGCAGGACGGCGTAGTGGCAGGCGACGGTGCAACATGTTTCTCTCCCGACTAGATCTGCGCCCAAATCTGACACGAATCCCGCGCCCCGGACGAGGGGGGACGCAGATTTGTTAC
This window harbors:
- the rplK gene encoding 50S ribosomal protein L11; protein product: MPAKKKVAALVKVALQAGAATPAPPVGTALGPHGVNIMEFCKAYNAATESQRGNVIPVEITIYEDRSFTFVTKTPPAAELIKKAAGVAKGASNPLTGKVGKITAAQVREIANTKLPDLNANDIDGAVKIVEGTARSMGVTVEG
- the rplA gene encoding 50S ribosomal protein L1 — translated: MKRSKNYKAAAEQINPEELHGPVDALVKAKEGASAKFDETVDVAMRLGVDPRKADQMVRGTVNLPNGTGKTARVLVFATGDRANQAKEAGADEVGSDELIEKVAGGYLDFDAVVATPDLMGKVGRLGRVLGPRGLMPNPKTGTVTMDVAKAVSDIKGGKIEFRVDRHSNLHFIIGKASFSTEQLTENYFAALDEVLRLKPSSSKGKYIKKVTVSTTMGPGIQVDPSETKAPVA
- a CDS encoding helix-turn-helix domain-containing protein codes for the protein MDTNGGPRPSVLRSLDVCPVEVAMAVLGGAWKLTAVKYLLQRTHRFGDLRRAVGPVTPRVLTRQLRELEADGIVTRTVYAQVPPRVEYSLTDRGRSLEPIVTALDAWGADYQSTVAGARPR
- a CDS encoding NAD(P)H-dependent oxidoreductase, giving the protein MVSSRRALWVLAHPQQRSLNGRLRDVGVSALQRHGWQVDQSDLYATGWDPLLTTEGGPEVAAEQDKLLAADLLVVQFPLWWYGPPAILKGWFDRVFQAGFGYDVVDPQSGRVRKYGDGLLAGKRALIVVSAGDRPGSLGTRGISGHIEDVLWPMLHGTFWYTGMLPLRPQLITRARDLDRASVAQQEQLLVTRLSGVLTEEPIHYLPLDDEHYDHGIRLRDQFAPSELSICAHRS
- a CDS encoding DUF4267 domain-containing protein — protein: MHTVGLVLAWLVAVMIIWVGVMYLLKNEANAAGFGLPNLPDRPARAWWQLKGVRDVTSGIVVILLSLVQPTALPWLIIAETLIPFGDMLVVLGNRGSRARAFGIHGLTAAVMIIAAVLLWLG
- a CDS encoding TetR/AcrR family transcriptional regulator — its product is MAIQERRARDRAERERRIISVARELAERDGWEAVTTRRLSDAIEYSQPVLYSHFPDGKAGIAAALALDGFVELGTAIRDRRGSARIPRTMISRLAEAYLDFAEAHPELYRIMFAAPTTLVFADDATPGPLRQAFDEVLASVAPAAGDHHRETYAEVVWSSLHGLATLARDGRLPADHRKARVKVLVDCLVGPS
- a CDS encoding ABC transporter ATP-binding protein, whose translation is MANPTTQSMTPVPATDAPAPLLEVDDLRVEFRVGGRTVSAVNGVSLTLDPGQTLAVVGESGSGKSVTAQAIMRLLQQPPARITGGQIRFRGRNLLALPEAEHRAVCGEHIAIVFQDALAALNPVYSVGFQLTEALRKRRHVSRSEARKRAIGLLDLVQVPNARQRIREYPHQFSGGMRQRVMIAMALALEPEVLIADEPTTALDVTVQAQIMRLLADIQSERQMGLMLITHDLGVVAEVADQVDVMYAGRVVEAASVDRIFARPGHPYTAALLRSIPRLDQKGQQLEVISGRPPELTHIPPGCPFHPRCPRAEDVCRTDPPPLLRDLGGGRRAACHFAE
- a CDS encoding ABC transporter permease; amino-acid sequence: MTSVAVDLDVSTDRQGGTWAAVGRHMLRRPDVIIATAIGVFFILVAAFPGLFTRTDPQRCDISVAKLKPRGFGHPHPFGTDISGCDVLAQLVHGARPSLLLAFTVVGASLIIGITLGLLSGFYLGWVDAIVSRLLEVFLVIPLLLAALLLLSLFRNIDAGDGDFATIVQPAIVLTGFGWMGYTRYVRAAVLESKNLDYVRAARALGASDLRLMFSHILPNAIAAVTALVPTAIAGVISAEAVLAFLGIGVRPPAISWGIMISSGAPWFTGGYPYLLLLPLGCLLATVLSFVVIGDNLRDALDPKLK
- a CDS encoding ABC transporter permease, which produces MVSYVVRRVLLGLLTVLLVLLLLHLLTTLAIQLNGNPALAFFGDHVPSASQLHAVEVRYGLDDPCYDQPGNPCLGPFWERLVQYAHGDFGTDLQGRPLTELMAQAVPNTLRLFVIVTITWLIIGMLLGSVAARFRGRPIDHSIRLTSVLIDAFPVFVMLVVYRFIFTVPLTTWARRTFGSDSIPALLFKPSYSNDHPWITLIVPGLLLGLTGCAPFLRLVRAAQLENYNAEHVRTARSKGLSNGHVTAYHIVRNSSVPVVTAVGFVFADALSGAVITEGVMNIRGMGNLLWQSVQKSDVSVVVGVVTILSVVTIGVMLLVDLAYAALDPRIRYD
- a CDS encoding ABC transporter substrate-binding protein, producing the protein MLHRRLPLRRPAKALLAASAAVALFATAACSSGGSGSNSDSGSEGSEKVIHLALGQDVDTLLPMDSNVGDNIGVLDVVFDGLVRYDPKTTKPYNYVAQSIDTSDNKVWTIKIKKGLTFSNGEPVDAASFARSWNYSAYGPNAMANNYYFERIEGYDAMQGETDDDGNVTVKPKAKELSGVKIVDDLTMKVTLTAPFAGFSTMLGYTGFFPAAKACIADIKACTTKPIGNGPFKIDNWNQGVELTASKRKDYKLSEVPNYDKIDWKEYAGSSSWPDFQAGDLDLGAPPPEQWQQANNDPDLSSRKVTKETADLTYLGFPLYRKNRPWDNIEFRKAISMAIDRQKIIDTVVPSQSVPATSWVAPTIPGGKADTCEWCKFDPAAAKAALQKAGGWPSDKVLNIYLGKDDTSEAYFKAIGDQLTLNLGIKYKLIPSEDFFAERSARKFDGAYRNNWFPDYPLNENFLAPVYASGDPKNGNTNFGYYDADFEKAIKAGDQAPDIDAAIAKYQEAEQVLAKDFPTIPLDFSNSITFYSDRVDNIVINPFSGATELRQLKYVG